A stretch of the Bordetella genomosp. 8 genome encodes the following:
- a CDS encoding LysR family transcriptional regulator, which produces MTATMPDDRDFAYGHLKLRHLHLMHLLESEKSITRAAQAMHLTQPAVSAMLKELEAQFGIRMVERTAQGVLLTPAARAALRRFSIALAEVGAAHEEALRAQQHEGLRLRVGALTLATLELLPKALSLLLEESPDVQIEISEGTVEGLTDTLMRGELDCIIGRVGTPWAKAPHEARIEQLKLYDEQRCLVCRPGHPLSTHRRVDLAALAQHHWVLQPVPSSTRLVFDELFLERGMVPPAPTIESVSAHSNMEIVAATDLLGIAPQALARPHIATGRLHAIATDALLPRMSISLIWRRASGADPLLARLRRALVAAGAARSNRRRGARRPD; this is translated from the coding sequence ATGACTGCCACGATGCCGGACGACCGCGATTTCGCCTACGGGCACCTCAAGCTCAGGCACCTGCACCTGATGCATCTGCTGGAAAGCGAAAAATCCATCACGCGCGCGGCGCAGGCCATGCACCTGACCCAGCCGGCCGTCAGCGCCATGCTGAAAGAACTGGAAGCCCAGTTCGGCATCCGCATGGTCGAGCGCACCGCGCAGGGCGTGCTGCTGACGCCGGCCGCGCGCGCCGCGCTGCGGCGTTTTTCGATCGCCCTGGCCGAAGTAGGCGCTGCTCACGAAGAAGCCTTACGCGCCCAGCAGCATGAAGGACTGCGCCTGCGTGTCGGCGCGCTCACGCTGGCGACGCTGGAACTGCTGCCCAAGGCCTTGTCGCTGCTGCTCGAAGAGTCGCCCGACGTGCAGATCGAAATTTCGGAAGGCACGGTGGAAGGATTGACCGATACCTTGATGCGCGGGGAACTCGATTGCATCATCGGCCGCGTCGGCACGCCATGGGCGAAGGCCCCGCACGAAGCGCGCATCGAACAGCTCAAGCTGTATGACGAGCAGCGCTGCCTGGTGTGCCGGCCAGGGCATCCGCTGAGCACGCACCGCCGCGTGGATCTGGCGGCGCTGGCGCAACACCACTGGGTGCTTCAGCCCGTCCCTTCATCCACCCGGCTGGTCTTTGACGAGTTGTTCCTGGAGCGCGGCATGGTGCCGCCGGCCCCGACGATCGAATCGGTGTCGGCCCATTCGAACATGGAGATCGTGGCCGCGACGGATCTGCTGGGAATCGCGCCGCAGGCCCTTGCGCGCCCGCACATCGCCACGGGGCGGCTGCACGCGATCGCTACCGACGCCCTGTTGCCACGCATGTCGATCTCGCTGATCTGGCGCCGCGCCAGCGGGGCCGACCCGCTCCTGGCGCGGCTGCGGCGCGCATTGGTCGCCGCCGGCGCGGCGCGGAGCAACAGGCGTCGTGGGGCTCGTCGCCCTGATTGA
- a CDS encoding glutamate cyclase domain-containing protein, translated as MTSKPSMEVPAVDTIACENIDRAMNIEMRDHGSLPRGMKWSMYLMAREAAGMSLVQAAAQEFDRAPCQVLLASGAAVPDHMPVGENDGPIGTAALARALVAIGHTVRIVTDGAAAAPFRGLLRALGVQAEVLEIGLDDAGMQQELARAHDVFCAIERLGGNANGIIYGATGVSRAPHRANLDLLFDTARSLGKRTIGIGDGGNEIGFGKVHARLSREWPQYDYRQATPCGGGVYSVVETDVLLVANSSNLGAHAVTAGLALLRGDLSLCHTAEQEFALAHVGVGLGLIDGGSGQLRPWCDGVPPRANAAVVEIMRTIVAQSLAPAGRRAF; from the coding sequence TTGACTAGCAAGCCATCCATGGAGGTGCCGGCGGTGGATACCATCGCCTGCGAGAACATCGACCGCGCGATGAATATCGAGATGCGGGACCATGGCAGCCTGCCGCGCGGCATGAAATGGTCCATGTACCTGATGGCGCGCGAGGCCGCGGGCATGTCGCTGGTGCAGGCCGCCGCGCAAGAATTCGATCGCGCGCCCTGCCAGGTCCTGCTGGCCAGCGGCGCGGCCGTGCCGGACCACATGCCGGTGGGCGAGAACGACGGGCCCATCGGCACGGCGGCGCTGGCGCGCGCGCTGGTGGCGATCGGCCACACCGTGCGCATCGTCACCGATGGCGCGGCCGCGGCGCCGTTTCGCGGGCTGCTGCGCGCCCTCGGCGTCCAGGCCGAGGTGCTGGAGATCGGCCTGGACGACGCGGGCATGCAGCAGGAGCTGGCGCGGGCACATGACGTTTTCTGCGCCATCGAACGGCTGGGGGGCAATGCCAACGGCATCATCTACGGCGCCACCGGCGTGTCCCGCGCGCCGCACCGTGCCAATCTGGACCTGCTGTTCGACACGGCCCGGTCCCTGGGCAAGCGCACGATCGGCATCGGCGACGGCGGCAACGAAATCGGCTTCGGCAAGGTCCACGCGCGCCTGTCGCGGGAATGGCCGCAATACGACTATCGGCAGGCCACGCCCTGCGGCGGTGGCGTGTATTCGGTGGTCGAGACCGACGTGCTGCTGGTGGCCAACAGCTCGAACCTGGGCGCACATGCGGTAACGGCGGGGCTCGCCTTGCTGCGTGGCGATCTGTCGCTGTGCCATACCGCCGAGCAGGAATTCGCGCTGGCTCATGTCGGCGTAGGCCTGGGCCTGATCGACGGCGGCAGCGGCCAGTTGCGCCCCTGGTGCGACGGCGTGCCGCCGCGGGCCAACGCCGCGGTAGTGGAGATCATGCGCACCATCGTCGCCCAGTCGCTGGCGCCGGCGGGTCGCCGCGCCTTCTGA
- a CDS encoding Bug family tripartite tricarboxylate transporter substrate binding protein, translating to MNSAVNKQWRPGRFLALSAASWLIHAAATAASSLCPAGSIQLIVPWPAGGGTDLQARVIAEPLAQRLGKQIVVVNRPGAGGVVGTNSFVNNAKPDGCTLLLATGAANTAAPYLFKDLQYDPVADFTPVAFIAAAPNVLYVGSKSPYKTAQDFIAAARANPGKYTYGSGGIGASSHLAGALFTKLAGLDMVHVPYQGAAPALAALLGGQVDISVDTAAQIAQVRSGGLRALAVASQRRLQALPDVPTFDEVGVKGLYYAFWGGVAGPKGMPPAMVQELNQAVNDVVNEPKVRDYFIANGGEVNPMTPAAFKSFWLDELKRNKDIVALAGAKAN from the coding sequence GTGAACAGTGCTGTTAACAAGCAGTGGCGGCCAGGCCGGTTCCTGGCCCTGTCCGCCGCATCCTGGCTGATCCACGCCGCCGCCACGGCCGCGAGTTCGCTATGTCCCGCGGGATCGATACAGCTGATCGTGCCGTGGCCGGCCGGCGGCGGCACCGACCTGCAGGCCCGCGTCATCGCCGAACCGCTTGCCCAGCGCCTGGGCAAGCAGATCGTGGTGGTGAACCGGCCGGGCGCCGGTGGCGTGGTGGGCACCAACAGCTTCGTCAACAATGCGAAGCCCGACGGCTGCACGCTCTTGCTGGCGACCGGCGCCGCCAATACCGCCGCGCCATATCTGTTCAAGGACCTGCAGTACGACCCGGTGGCCGACTTCACCCCGGTCGCGTTCATCGCCGCCGCGCCCAACGTCCTGTACGTAGGCAGCAAGTCCCCCTACAAGACCGCGCAGGACTTCATCGCGGCGGCCCGCGCCAACCCGGGCAAGTACACCTACGGCAGTGGCGGCATCGGCGCGTCCAGCCACCTGGCCGGTGCCTTGTTCACCAAGCTGGCCGGACTGGATATGGTCCACGTGCCATACCAGGGGGCGGCGCCCGCGCTGGCCGCGCTGCTGGGCGGGCAGGTGGACATCTCCGTCGACACGGCGGCGCAGATCGCCCAGGTGCGTTCGGGCGGCCTGCGTGCGCTGGCCGTGGCGTCCCAGCGCCGCCTGCAGGCGCTGCCCGACGTCCCGACCTTCGACGAAGTCGGTGTCAAGGGGCTGTACTACGCCTTCTGGGGCGGCGTGGCGGGGCCCAAGGGCATGCCGCCGGCCATGGTCCAGGAGCTGAACCAGGCCGTCAACGACGTCGTGAACGAGCCCAAGGTGCGCGACTATTTCATCGCCAACGGCGGCGAAGTGAATCCCATGACGCCAGCCGCGTTCAAGTCCTTCTGGCTGGATGAATTGAAACGCAACAAGGACATCGTCGCGCTGGCAGGGGCAAAGGCGAATTGA
- a CDS encoding GntR family transcriptional regulator, with protein sequence MTEADATPRTPRSPSTPRRRADAGGYSPQSLPEQVADKLLQAILDGEIPSGARLPEIALAEEYKVSRATIRDALAQLERHHFVEKLPRFGCRVIEVDMAEIAELYELRAMLLGLASSRAARLASQEDIDQFVEATHHLRILADNDASATIYKREVLSAQALLIAMSNSKWLSDMYQLISNQSLWRVMVRGKSVVFGSKERRQQSATDWTTLARTVAERDPTASEAAARALIGASWDYVREQRSGK encoded by the coding sequence ATGACCGAGGCCGACGCCACGCCCCGCACTCCCCGCTCGCCCAGCACGCCGCGCCGCCGCGCCGACGCCGGCGGCTACAGCCCCCAATCCTTGCCCGAGCAGGTCGCGGACAAGCTCCTGCAAGCCATCCTGGACGGCGAAATCCCTTCCGGCGCGCGCCTTCCCGAAATCGCATTGGCGGAGGAATACAAGGTCAGCCGCGCGACCATACGCGACGCGCTGGCGCAGCTGGAACGACATCACTTCGTCGAAAAGCTGCCACGTTTCGGCTGCCGGGTGATCGAAGTCGACATGGCGGAAATCGCCGAGCTGTACGAACTGCGCGCCATGCTGCTCGGCCTGGCGTCGTCGCGGGCGGCACGCCTGGCGTCCCAGGAAGACATCGACCAATTCGTCGAAGCCACCCACCATCTGCGTATCCTGGCCGACAACGACGCCAGCGCCACGATCTACAAGCGCGAAGTGCTGTCCGCGCAGGCGCTGCTGATCGCCATGTCCAACAGCAAGTGGCTGTCGGACATGTACCAACTGATCTCCAACCAGTCCCTGTGGCGCGTCATGGTGCGCGGCAAGAGCGTGGTGTTCGGCTCCAAGGAGCGCCGCCAGCAATCCGCCACCGACTGGACCACGCTCGCCCGCACCGTCGCCGAACGCGACCCCACCGCCAGCGAAGCCGCCGCGCGTGCGCTGATCGGCGCGTCGTGGGATTACGTGCGGGAACAGCGCAGCGGGAAGTAG
- a CDS encoding polysaccharide deacetylase family protein has translation MKEVKIVVTMDCEPRKHAAHPEATGPAEWSLGQRAVEGYADIASRFGLPVTFFVHPETAIEQAAVYDRLRNQGACLGLHVHAWKFAMSYHAGKRYMSHYGALSDAEQYGVLGEAGALWKQALGDWPLYFRPGTFSANDSIFRILADMGFRGGSCSVPGRMMPEMQAIWAGAPADAHRTHPSFRQIAGAMDFVNMPVAVDFSRSLATSKGWAFHPDLRPDTDWATQYGLSYDEIAESMVRQLVERAPRVPVINLISHNHYDYRDDSDPARIRYEQSLTALHAACDRAGIKPVGATLQQVVDEVLALPADVAAPVFEGNIMDKEAGKA, from the coding sequence ATGAAAGAAGTGAAAATCGTCGTCACCATGGATTGCGAGCCCAGGAAGCATGCGGCCCACCCCGAAGCCACGGGGCCGGCGGAGTGGTCGCTGGGGCAGCGCGCGGTCGAGGGCTATGCGGACATCGCAAGCCGCTTCGGGCTGCCGGTGACCTTTTTCGTCCATCCCGAAACCGCCATCGAGCAGGCGGCGGTCTACGACCGCTTGCGCAACCAGGGCGCCTGCCTGGGCCTGCACGTGCACGCATGGAAGTTCGCCATGTCGTACCACGCGGGCAAGCGCTATATGTCGCATTACGGCGCGTTGTCGGATGCGGAGCAATACGGGGTGCTGGGGGAGGCCGGCGCACTGTGGAAACAGGCGCTGGGCGACTGGCCGCTGTACTTCCGGCCGGGCACGTTCTCGGCCAACGACAGTATCTTCAGGATCTTGGCGGACATGGGCTTTCGCGGAGGGTCCTGTTCCGTACCGGGCCGGATGATGCCGGAGATGCAGGCAATCTGGGCCGGCGCGCCGGCGGACGCGCATCGCACGCATCCGAGCTTCCGGCAGATCGCCGGCGCGATGGACTTCGTCAATATGCCCGTGGCGGTGGATTTCTCGCGCTCGCTGGCCACGTCCAAGGGCTGGGCCTTCCATCCCGATCTGCGCCCGGACACCGATTGGGCTACGCAGTACGGGTTGAGCTACGACGAAATCGCGGAAAGCATGGTCCGGCAGCTTGTCGAACGTGCTCCGCGCGTGCCGGTTATCAACCTGATCTCGCACAACCACTACGACTATCGCGATGACAGCGATCCGGCGCGTATCCGCTACGAGCAGTCCTTGACCGCGCTTCACGCGGCGTGCGACAGGGCGGGTATCAAGCCGGTAGGCGCGACCTTGCAGCAGGTGGTGGACGAAGTGCTTGCCCTGCCGGCGGACGTCGCCGCGCCGGTTTTCGAAGGCAACATCATGGACAAAGAGGCCGGCAAGGCCTGA
- a CDS encoding type II toxin-antitoxin system Phd/YefM family antitoxin yields the protein MRFVGIHEARTTLSKLIEAIELGKENEIVIARNGRPAAKLVAIPKLATNRRLGVAKGRLEVPDDIDDDNDQIADLFSGGPIRECTSGHPHCPAGDC from the coding sequence ATGCGTTTCGTGGGCATTCATGAGGCCAGAACAACGCTTTCCAAGTTGATCGAGGCGATCGAACTTGGCAAGGAAAATGAGATCGTCATAGCGCGCAACGGCCGGCCGGCTGCGAAGTTGGTCGCGATACCAAAGTTGGCAACGAACAGACGGCTCGGCGTGGCGAAGGGCCGCTTAGAAGTCCCCGATGATATCGACGACGACAATGATCAGATCGCTGACCTGTTCTCAGGTGGCCCCATACGTGAATGTACTTCTGGGCACCCACATTGCCCCGCGGGCGATTGCTGA
- a CDS encoding M24 family metallopeptidase: MTARRTPTANLERLNRLMDEAGLDAVVLRSGQNFTYLSGVVYPGTLARHQDLSDSTRAVLLVWPRHGTPVIVANKTAAGLARRDAWVEQVVSYEGYVQSPYEKVAQVLQDAGLGSARVGLERDYVNVRDWELLRQHAPALQMTDCTAVMDRVRWVKTDEEVRMIRRAADLLDDVYQEVFERIRPGDTERKIHADMMATCLSKGFEWAHGILNSDKNTIPYAGESDLVIAAGDVIRTDYVAYLHGYPGHQSRNVVIGEPSAEQRRDYEINLDIYRTVIDRCRVGARVGDLYDYVMTEFQKNDWSYNSLLIGHGVGAWWHQQEPILRRGSDVLLEEGMVLALEPHKDHWHVQDMVLVGKGAPTLLSAKFNTDRPYIVPAKQPG; encoded by the coding sequence ATGACTGCAAGAAGAACACCGACCGCCAACCTGGAGCGGCTGAACCGTTTGATGGACGAGGCCGGGCTGGATGCGGTGGTCCTGCGTTCCGGCCAGAACTTCACCTATCTGTCCGGCGTGGTGTACCCGGGCACGCTCGCCCGTCATCAGGACCTGTCGGATTCGACGCGTGCGGTGCTGCTGGTGTGGCCGCGCCACGGCACCCCCGTCATCGTCGCCAACAAGACCGCGGCCGGCCTGGCGCGGCGCGACGCCTGGGTCGAGCAGGTCGTCAGCTACGAAGGCTATGTGCAGTCGCCCTATGAAAAAGTGGCGCAGGTACTGCAGGATGCCGGCCTCGGCAGCGCGCGCGTCGGCCTGGAGCGGGACTACGTCAACGTGCGCGATTGGGAGCTGCTGCGGCAGCATGCACCCGCGCTGCAAATGACCGACTGCACGGCGGTGATGGACAGGGTGCGTTGGGTCAAGACGGATGAAGAAGTACGGATGATCCGGCGCGCCGCCGATCTGCTGGACGATGTCTACCAGGAGGTGTTCGAGCGCATACGCCCTGGCGATACGGAACGCAAGATCCATGCTGACATGATGGCCACCTGCCTGTCCAAGGGCTTCGAATGGGCGCATGGCATCCTGAACTCCGACAAGAACACGATCCCCTACGCGGGTGAAAGCGACCTGGTGATAGCCGCTGGCGACGTGATACGCACCGACTATGTCGCCTACCTGCACGGTTATCCCGGCCATCAGTCGCGCAACGTGGTCATCGGCGAGCCCAGCGCCGAACAGCGACGCGACTACGAGATCAACCTGGACATCTATCGGACCGTGATCGACCGCTGCCGGGTGGGGGCGCGCGTGGGCGATCTATACGACTACGTGATGACGGAGTTCCAGAAGAACGATTGGTCGTACAACTCGCTGCTGATCGGCCATGGGGTCGGCGCGTGGTGGCACCAGCAGGAACCCATATTGCGCCGCGGCTCGGACGTGTTGCTGGAGGAAGGCATGGTGCTGGCGCTGGAGCCGCACAAGGACCACTGGCACGTGCAGGACATGGTGCTGGTGGGGAAGGGTGCGCCCACGCTGTTGTCGGCGAAGTTCAACACCGATCGGCCGTATATCGTGCCGGCGAAACAGCCTGGCTGA
- a CDS encoding aspartate kinase — protein MSLIVHKYGGTSMGSVERIKNVARRVAKWHAAGHKVVVVPSAMAGETNRLLGLAREITPQPDGRELDMIAATGEQASSGLLAIALQAEGVPARSYAGWQVPVRTDSAYTKARITSIDDARIRADLDAGRVVIVTGFQGIDEEGHITTLGRGGSDTSAVAVAAALKADECLIYTDVDGVYTTDPRVVPEARRMPVVSFEEMLEMASLGSKVLQIRSVEFAGKYRVPTRVLSSLTDPMIPLDEEMRSGTLITFEDDEKMEAAVVSGIAFSRDEAKITLFAVPDKPGIAYAILGPVAAANIDVDMIVQNQSVAGTTDFSFTVNRNEFLRTIDVLKRDVMPAVHARELVTDDKVCKVSIVGIGMRSHVGVASLMFQTLSNEGINIQMISTSEIKTSVIIDDKYMELAVRSLHKAFGLDQAPGEKA, from the coding sequence ATGTCCCTGATCGTTCACAAGTATGGCGGTACCTCGATGGGCTCGGTCGAGCGCATCAAGAACGTGGCGCGCCGCGTCGCGAAGTGGCATGCCGCCGGCCACAAAGTCGTGGTCGTGCCCTCCGCCATGGCAGGGGAAACCAATCGCCTGCTGGGCCTGGCCCGCGAAATCACGCCGCAGCCCGACGGCCGCGAACTGGACATGATCGCCGCCACCGGCGAACAGGCGTCCAGTGGGCTGCTGGCCATCGCGCTGCAGGCCGAAGGCGTTCCGGCGCGCAGCTACGCCGGCTGGCAGGTCCCGGTGCGCACCGATTCCGCCTACACCAAGGCCCGCATCACCTCGATCGACGACGCCCGCATCCGCGCCGACCTGGACGCTGGCCGCGTTGTCATCGTCACGGGCTTCCAGGGCATCGACGAGGAAGGCCACATCACGACGCTGGGCCGGGGCGGTTCGGATACCTCCGCCGTCGCGGTGGCCGCCGCCCTCAAGGCCGACGAATGCCTGATCTACACGGACGTGGACGGCGTCTACACGACCGATCCGCGCGTCGTGCCGGAAGCGCGCCGCATGCCCGTGGTGTCCTTCGAGGAAATGCTGGAAATGGCCTCGCTGGGCTCCAAGGTCCTGCAGATCCGCTCCGTCGAGTTCGCGGGCAAGTATCGCGTGCCGACGCGCGTGCTGTCCTCGCTGACCGACCCCATGATTCCGCTCGACGAGGAAATGCGCTCGGGCACGCTGATTACCTTTGAGGATGACGAAAAAATGGAAGCCGCCGTTGTCTCCGGCATCGCCTTCAGCCGCGACGAAGCCAAGATCACCCTGTTCGCCGTGCCGGACAAGCCGGGCATCGCCTACGCCATCCTGGGCCCCGTCGCCGCCGCCAACATCGACGTCGACATGATCGTGCAGAACCAGTCGGTCGCGGGCACCACGGACTTTTCCTTCACCGTCAACCGCAACGAATTCCTGCGCACCATCGACGTCCTCAAGCGCGACGTCATGCCCGCCGTGCACGCCCGCGAACTGGTCACCGACGACAAGGTCTGCAAGGTCTCCATCGTCGGCATCGGCATGCGCTCGCACGTCGGCGTCGCCAGCCTGATGTTCCAGACGCTGTCGAACGAAGGCATCAACATCCAGATGATCAGCACCAGCGAAATCAAGACCTCGGTGATCATCGACGACAAGTACATGGAACTGGCCGTTCGCTCGCTGCACAAGGCCTTCGGCCTGGATCAGGCGCCGGGCGAAAAGGCCTGA
- a CDS encoding Bug family tripartite tricarboxylate transporter substrate binding protein, translated as MKRVMAAMAFAGTIVCVAGAMQPASAAGYPDRPIRLITPFPPGGGSDVVARIIGEKLGSLLGQGVIIENKAGAGGSLGTAFVARAAPDGYTLVLGSTATHAINPSLYKDLGYDPIKDFAPVSPVASTPLLLMVNASVPANNVGELIALAKKRGASNEMTFASAGTGSAQHLGGELFKMMTGTRIMHVPYKGAGPALVDLMAGQVDMDFDTMGSALPQAGSPKLKVLGISSLSRNPALPKVPAIAESVPGYEMITWYGLFAPRGTPPEVVERLNAAVKQALDAKDVRDKFATLAIEPTWSSSADFAALVDRDVPKWRKVIEQSGAKVD; from the coding sequence ATGAAACGAGTAATGGCCGCGATGGCGTTCGCGGGTACGATTGTGTGCGTGGCGGGCGCGATGCAGCCCGCGTCGGCCGCGGGTTATCCCGACCGGCCCATCCGGCTGATCACGCCTTTCCCGCCCGGCGGAGGCTCCGATGTGGTGGCGCGGATCATCGGCGAAAAGCTGGGCAGCCTGCTGGGGCAGGGCGTCATCATCGAGAACAAGGCCGGCGCGGGCGGGAGCCTGGGCACCGCCTTCGTCGCGCGCGCCGCGCCCGACGGCTATACCCTGGTGCTGGGCAGCACCGCCACGCACGCGATCAACCCCAGCCTGTACAAGGACCTGGGCTATGACCCCATCAAGGATTTCGCGCCAGTTTCGCCGGTCGCGTCCACGCCGCTGCTGCTGATGGTCAATGCCTCGGTGCCCGCCAACAACGTGGGCGAACTGATCGCCCTGGCGAAAAAGCGTGGCGCCAGCAACGAAATGACGTTCGCATCGGCCGGCACAGGCTCGGCCCAGCACCTGGGCGGTGAGCTGTTCAAGATGATGACCGGAACCAGGATCATGCACGTGCCCTATAAAGGTGCGGGCCCGGCCCTGGTGGACCTGATGGCGGGCCAGGTCGACATGGATTTCGACACGATGGGCTCGGCGCTGCCGCAGGCGGGATCGCCCAAGCTGAAGGTGCTGGGCATCAGCAGCCTGTCGCGCAATCCGGCGCTGCCGAAGGTGCCCGCGATCGCGGAATCGGTGCCCGGCTACGAAATGATCACCTGGTACGGCTTGTTCGCGCCCCGCGGTACGCCGCCGGAGGTCGTCGAACGCTTGAACGCGGCGGTCAAGCAGGCGCTCGACGCCAAGGACGTGCGGGACAAGTTCGCCACCCTGGCGATCGAGCCGACATGGAGTTCCTCAGCCGACTTCGCGGCCCTGGTGGACCGCGACGTGCCGAAGTGGCGCAAGGTCATTGAACAATCCGGAGCCAAAGTTGACTAG
- a CDS encoding 2-hydroxymuconate tautomerase: MPCRRTSPRRFSKATSWTKRPARPENPTALHSPRTKENAMPYVRIEMLEGRTEEQKAAIAKVVTQAMEDHAGAPPQSVFVVFEDVARENWAVGGTLISQRKPAAS, encoded by the coding sequence TTGCCCTGCCGGCGGACGTCGCCGCGCCGGTTTTCGAAGGCAACATCATGGACAAAGAGGCCGGCAAGGCCTGAAAATCCCACGGCGCTTCATTCACCGCGAACCAAGGAAAACGCAATGCCGTACGTACGTATAGAAATGCTGGAAGGCCGCACCGAGGAACAGAAGGCGGCGATCGCCAAGGTGGTGACGCAAGCCATGGAGGACCACGCCGGCGCGCCGCCGCAAAGCGTCTTCGTGGTGTTCGAGGATGTGGCTCGGGAAAACTGGGCGGTTGGCGGAACATTGATCTCGCAACGCAAGCCCGCCGCATCCTAG
- the tilS gene encoding tRNA lysidine(34) synthetase TilS, with protein MSATSPPLGVAVSGGADSVMLAVHAASVLREFARDAEKPLHLLHVHHGLYEQADEWADAVRQLGAALNAHVHILHVQVDTADGSGIEAAARQARYAAMAEAAARQGLRHILLAHHRDDQAETVLLRLLRGAGPAGLAAMSPRTERDGVVYLRPWLDVPRATIRQAADAYTAAHGWQPAQDPANADERYTRAALRKLLVPALDARWPGWQAIAARHARQAGEAAQILEEVAREDFAALEPSASGDSFSLARWRQLSPARQAQVLRHWLAGQGARMPTEARLAELLKQLRQLHSLGHDRHLVWNHADHCVRCVRGRVSVGPREDR; from the coding sequence ATGTCGGCCACGTCGCCGCCGCTGGGCGTCGCGGTCAGCGGCGGGGCGGATTCGGTGATGCTGGCGGTCCACGCCGCGTCGGTCCTGCGCGAGTTCGCGCGAGATGCCGAAAAGCCCTTGCATCTCCTGCATGTGCACCACGGCCTGTACGAACAGGCCGACGAGTGGGCGGATGCCGTGCGCCAACTGGGCGCCGCGCTGAACGCCCATGTCCACATCCTGCACGTCCAGGTCGACACTGCGGACGGAAGCGGCATCGAGGCCGCCGCCCGCCAGGCGCGTTACGCCGCCATGGCCGAAGCCGCCGCGCGCCAGGGCCTGCGGCATATCCTGTTGGCCCATCATCGCGACGACCAGGCCGAGACCGTCCTGCTGCGCCTGCTGCGGGGCGCCGGTCCCGCCGGGCTGGCGGCCATGTCGCCGCGCACCGAGCGCGACGGCGTGGTCTACCTGCGGCCATGGCTGGACGTGCCGCGCGCCACCATCCGCCAGGCCGCCGATGCTTACACGGCCGCGCACGGCTGGCAGCCGGCCCAGGATCCCGCCAACGCCGACGAACGCTATACCCGTGCCGCCCTGCGCAAACTGCTGGTGCCGGCGCTCGATGCCCGCTGGCCCGGCTGGCAGGCGATCGCGGCCCGGCATGCCCGCCAGGCCGGCGAAGCCGCCCAGATTCTGGAAGAGGTCGCCCGCGAGGATTTCGCCGCGCTGGAGCCATCGGCTTCGGGAGACAGTTTTTCCCTGGCGAGGTGGCGGCAGCTGTCGCCCGCCCGCCAGGCGCAGGTGCTACGCCACTGGCTGGCCGGGCAGGGCGCGCGCATGCCGACCGAAGCCCGTCTGGCGGAGCTGCTGAAGCAATTGCGCCAGTTGCACAGCCTGGGGCATGACCGCCATCTGGTATGGAACCATGCCGATCATTGCGTGCGCTGCGTACGCGGCCGCGTCAGCGTCGGGCCTCGGGAAGACCGTTGA
- a CDS encoding DUF3606 domain-containing protein has protein sequence MSDNLTDRGPRDRSRIALEEDWEMRYWTKEFGCTPEQLRDAVHKAGSNSVDKVREYLNK, from the coding sequence ATGTCCGACAACCTGACCGACCGCGGCCCGCGCGACCGCTCGCGCATCGCGCTGGAAGAAGACTGGGAAATGCGCTACTGGACCAAGGAATTCGGCTGCACGCCCGAGCAACTGCGCGACGCCGTCCATAAAGCCGGCAGCAACTCGGTCGACAAGGTCCGCGAGTACCTGAACAAGTAA